TGAACAATAGACCAAGAAAAAGGCTTGACTACCTAACACCAAATGAGTATCTTTTGAAAAAGTTCAACATTATGCGTTAGCGATTAGAAATCGCCAGATTATTGTGAACCTTCTGACCAATGCCATCTTGTATACGGAATTAGGTGAAGTTCGTCTGATTATCAGTTATGATGTGATTCCCAATCAGGGTGAACAACGTCTGGATGAATGCATCAATCTGAAAATTACGGTAAAGGATTCGGGCGTGGGAATCCGCGACGAAAATACGGATTCCATTCTCGGATTGTTCCAGATGATGAATGAACCGAAACCTGCCGGAACTCGATTTAGTCTTAGCCTGACAAAAAAACTGATTTCCATGTGTGGTGGCGAAATTATCGTGAAGAGCCGTTTTGGTGAGGGCGCTACATATATGGTTTCGATTCCGCAGCTCGTGTTGAATGTTGAACCTATGGGCGATTTTGCGACTCGCTATAAGAACGGTTCTGAAAAGGAATCGCTGGGCTCAGAAATGTTGTTTGCTCCTGCTGCCCGCATATTGGCGGTCGACGATGCAGAATTGAATCTGAAGGTGATTCGTGGTTTGCTGAAGGAAACCCGCGTTCAAATCGATACGGCATTAAATGGGTCTCAGTGTCTGGATATGGTCCAGGTAAGACATTATGATCTGATTTTGCTTGACAATATGATGCCTATGATGGACGGCCGAGAAACCTTTGAAAGGATGAAGCGCCTCTCTGTCAACTTGTGCAAGGACACTCCTGTGGTCATTATGATTGCAGGCCCTGTTCCTGTAGATAAGGAATCCTATTTGAGTGTGGGCATTGCCGATTATATTCCTAAGCCGCTTATGGAAGAAGATTTGCTTCGTGCCTTGAAGTGGTATTTGCCCAAGCATTTGGTTCTTACCCGAGAAGACTTGAATATGTCTCCCTATGAAGAGATGTCCGCTAAGAACCTGGAAGAAGAAACGTCGGCTCTACTGGCCACTTATGACAAGGTGAACGGATTCTATCAGGTGGCTTCTAGCGAATCTGAAAAGAAGAAAAAGCGTGAACTTGTTGGCGACCTGGAATTGGATATGGTTACTCCTCAAAGTCCCAATGAGCGCCTGTCTGTTTTTGAAGATGTCCTGGATGTTAAACTTGGACTGGAAAACTGCATTAATGACGAGGAATTCTTTAGGGAAATGCTTTCTGAATTCCTGCTGGATGACAAGCGGAAGGAATTGGAACGTGCATACGATTCTGGTGAATGGATGAATTATCAGATTCTGGTTCATGCCCTTGGAGGTACTGCCCG
Above is a window of Fibrobacter sp. UWH6 DNA encoding:
- a CDS encoding response regulator, producing MIVNLLTNAILYTELGEVRLIISYDVIPNQGEQRLDECINLKITVKDSGVGIRDENTDSILGLFQMMNEPKPAGTRFSLSLTKKLISMCGGEIIVKSRFGEGATYMVSIPQLVLNVEPMGDFATRYKNGSEKESLGSEMLFAPAARILAVDDAELNLKVIRGLLKETRVQIDTALNGSQCLDMVQVRHYDLILLDNMMPMMDGRETFERMKRLSVNLCKDTPVVIMIAGPVPVDKESYLSVGIADYIPKPLMEEDLLRALKWYLPKHLVLTREDLNMSPYEEMSAKNLEEETSALLATYDKVNGFYQVASSESEKKKKRELVGDLELDMVTPQSPNERLSVFEDVLDVKLGLENCINDEEFFREMLSEFLLDDKRKELERAYDSGEWMNYQILVHALGGTARTIGAEELSRDAKSIEMACKEGKIDYVRKRHVELIASYANVLRKIREGLNAK